A genomic stretch from Penaeus vannamei isolate JL-2024 chromosome 6, ASM4276789v1, whole genome shotgun sequence includes:
- the LOC113811909 gene encoding peroxidase produces the protein MTNIKCGDKRVNENPTLTVFHLLFARHHNLVASRLQQLNPCWGDEELFQESRRVVVAQFQHIVYSEYLPTVLGEKAMREYQLGSLTGKQKRNDYDPRRSAAASTEFATAAFRFGHSQIPDLIERKDAAGEVTATALSSEMRNPFSLYAKGAATTLLRGTGAQNAREVDSLFAEEITGKLFRSNKPFGLDLVALNVQRGRDHGVPGYTTLRAVCGGDKVKVRNFEDLAEDMDLGVIDSLKSVYSHVDDIDLFIGGMSERPLPGGLLGPTFTCILADQFTRIRRGDRYWYETSNTDTAFRDDQLEELHKTTFAGLLCGAFPELQAIQKRPLEVASSENPLVSCGRVPSVDLMPWKA, from the exons ATGACTAATATAAAATGTG GAGACAAGCGAGTGAACGAAAACCCGACACTCACGGTGTTCCACCTGCTGTTCGCCCGCCACCACAACCTCGTAGCGAGTCGCCTTCAGCAGCTCAACCCTTGCTGGGGCGACGAGGAGCTGTTTCAGGAGAGCCGGAGAGTCGTGGTGGCGCAGTTCCAGCATATCGTTTACAGCGAATATCTCCCGACGGTCCTGG GGGAAAAGGCGATGAGGGAGTACCAGCTGGGGTCCCTGAcggggaagcagaagaggaacgACTACGACCCCCGGAGGAGCGCCGCGGCGAGCACCGAGTTCGCGACGGCCGCCTTCCGCTTCGGCCACAGTCAGATCCCG GACCTCATCGAGCGCAAGGACGCCGCCGGGGAGGTCACGGCGACGGCGCTGTCCTCCGAGATGCGGAATCCCTTCTCCCTGTACGCGAAGGGGGCGGCGACGACCCTGCTGCGTGGGACCGGCGCTCAGAACGCCAGAGAAGTGGACTCGCTTTTCGCTGAGGAG ATCACGGGGAAATTATTTCGTTCCAACAAGCCCTTTGGTCTCGATCTGGTGGCCCTGAACGTCCAGCGAGGGCGTGACCACGGCGTGCCAGGGTACACGACCTTGCGGGCGGTCTGTGGCGGCGACAAGGTCAAGGTCAGGAATTTCGAGGACTTGGCTGAGGATATGGATCTGGGTGTGATTGACAGCCTGAAGAGCGTGTACAG TCACGTGGATGACATCGACCTCTTCATTGGCGGGATGTCGGAGCGGCCCCTCCCCGGCGGGCTCCTTGGCCCCACCTTCACCTGCATCCTCGCCGACCAGTTTACCAGAATCCGCCGAGGAGACCGGTACTGGTACGAGACCTCAAACACGGATACCGCGTTCCGGGATG ACCAACTCGAGGAGCTTCACAAGACGACCTTCGCTGGCCTCCTGTGCGGCGCCTTCCCCGAGCTGCAGGCCATCCAGAAGAGGCCCCTGGAGGTCGCTTCGTCAGAGAACCCGCTGGTGTCCTGCGGTCGCGTGCCCTCCGTTGACCTCATGCCCTGGAAGGCATGA
- the LOC113811912 gene encoding chorion peroxidase-like, producing MRPDCLFFVASAVVAMVIADAVADTERYQDVDPPHKTPERRGIEDKEGGGGIGDNGGGGGIGDKEGRRGIGDREGGGGIGDREGGGRGGGGNEGEKGNRDNLRQYPTWQLEVTEEDERASLQYGLSRGMEKDRLEEHLYARKLQVEKDSAAYWHQKRFREPSPRVVEYSRKGYEMDMATSFLKERLNITDKNAILELEHSGELVKEQCDAVRAGPPNCDRFSRYRSADGTCNNLKNPTWGATFTPHRRFAGQDYGDGVSSLRKATAGDALPNARLVSLAVSSRPGPPSTSFSYLHLSFGQFLDHDLVLTPLVPAPYGGAIACCPEALGGDASLVHPECAPIDLLADDPFYGAFGQTCMEFLRSAPATRCHFGPREQMNEITPYLDGSGIYGSDLQTMDSLRAFRGGKLLLQVTGEGVELLQPKKDLDDGWNHP from the exons atgcgTCCAGATTGCCTGTTCTTCGTGGCGTCTGCTGTGGTTGCCATGGTGATCGCAGACGCAgtggcagacacagagagatatcAAG ATGTCGACCCTCCACATAAGACgccagagagaagaggaattgaagataaagaaggaggaggaggaattggagataacggaggaggaggaggaatcggagataaagaaggaagaagaggaattggagatcgcgaaggaggaggaggaattggagatagagaaggaggagggagaggaggaggaggaaacgaaggagagaagggaaaccgCGATAACCTTCGTCAGTATCCGACGTGGCAGCTGGAGGTCACAGAGGAGGACGAGAG AGCCAGCCTGCAGTACGGCTTGTCTCGAGGGATGGAGAAGGACCGCCTCGAGGAACACCTTTACGCGAGGAAGCTTCAGGTCGAGAAGGACTCGGCGGCTTACTGGCACCAGAAGAGGTTCAGGGAGCCGAGTCCCCGAGTCGTTGAGTATTCCAGGAAGGGTTATGAGATGGATATGGCCACGAGTTTCCTGAAGGAGAG ATTGAACATCACGGACAAGAACGCGATCCTCGAGTTGGAACACTCGGGAGAACTCGTCAAGGAACAGTGCGACGCCGTTCGAGCAGGACCTCCGAACTGCGACAGGTTCTCCCGCTACCGCTCCGCCGACGGGACCTGCAATAACCTGAAGAACCCGACTTGGGGCGCCACCTTCACGCCCCACAGACGGTTCGCTGGGCAGGACTACGGGGATG GCGTGTCCAGCCTCCGGAAGGCGACTGCCGGCGACGCCCTCCCGAACGCCCGCCTCGTCAGCCTCGCCGTCAGTAGCCGCCCAGGGCCGCCCTCGacctccttctcttacctccaCTTGAGCTTCGGACAGTTCCTCGACCACGACCTCGTCCTCACGCCCTTGGTTCCAG caCCCTACGGCGGCGCCATCGCGTGCTGCCCCGAGGCCCTAGGTGGAGACGCGTCCCTGGTCCACCCCGAGTGCGCCCCCATCGACCTCCTCGCCGACGATCCCTTCTACGGCGCCTTCGGCCAGACCTGCATGGAGTTCCTTCGCTCCGCCCCCGCCACGCGATGCCACTTCG GACCCAGGGAGCAGATGAACGAGATAACGCCCTACCTCGACGGGTCTGGGATCTACGGCTCGGACCTGCAGACGATGGACTCCCTCAGGGCCTTCAGGGGCGGGAAGCTCCTCCtgcag GTCACGGGCGAGGGCGTGGAGCTCCTGCAGCCGAAGAAGGACCTGGACGATGGCTGGAACCACCCCTGA
- the LOC113811908 gene encoding uncharacterized protein — MPKHTKTWVTRKAKNLSPLSVSPCYQRAACPPGSPDGPECEDAPETKGNAGISRDKTLPYVPSRSPSPTGLLSPFESNIFPQTPSKTARSGSLFFRSFLDTFAGKMPATGMIRKSASFSKIAEPTPGSERHKEKAASPKKAFPLQSGLLADNKQSDTFHSAKSIEDYLIKTQKTVVLRSTSPDSQLGDSLGSSYRPSQSLRSERPPITLRKLLSTDLSPGGLSNERLCLQSTEIPPKSLHRKESTASLPEDRMTENPNIPSWNTASRSGSCDSKSSSTTGPSRLPNSESGGKEKACRVCGWIDCPLDDTRVSNVLHQLYPKLQL, encoded by the coding sequence ATGCCGAAGCACACGAAGACCTGGGTGACGAGGAAGGCGAAGAACTTATCCCCGCTGTCAGTCTCGCCTTGTTATCAGAGGGCCGCGTGTCCCCCTGGCTCTCCCGATGGACCCGAGTGCGAAGACGCCCCAGAGACGAAGGGGAACGCGGGGATCTCACGTGATAAGACCCTGCCGTATGTCCCCTCCCGAAGTCCCTCTCCGACGGGTCTTCTGAGCCCCTTCGAGTCGAATATCTTCCCTCAGACGCCTTCCAAGACCGCCAGATCGGGGTCGCTTTTCTTCCGGAGCTTCTTGGATACGTTCGCGGGGAAGATGCCTGCGACGGGAATGATCCGCAAGTCGGCGAGTTTTTCGAAAATTGCCGAGCCGACACCGGGCTCTGAGAGACACAAGGAGAAAGCCGCGTCTCCGAAAAAGGCTTTCCCGCTTCAATCTGGACTATTAGCTGATAACAAACAATCGGATACATTTCATTCCGCCAAGTCCATCGAGGATTACCTCATCAAAACGCAGAAGACTGTCGTTCTAAGATCTACTTCACCAGACTCACAGCTGGGCGACTCGCTTGGCAGTAGCTATCGGCCCTCCCAGTCGCTTCGGAGTGAGCGACCGCCGATAACCTTACGTAAATTACTGTCTACAGATCTTTCGCCAGGAGGATTATCGAATGAAAGACTCTGTTTACAATCTACCGAAATTCCTCCGAAATCGTTACACCGCAAAGAATCCACAGCCTCGTTGCCAGAAGACCGAATGACAGAGAATCCCAACATCCCTTCCTGGAACACGGCCTCCAGAAGCGGTTCGTGTGACTCCAAATCGTCGTCAACAACAGGACCTTCTCGGCTTCCAAACAGTGagtcgggagggaaggagaaagcatGTCGTGTCTGTGGCTGGATTGACTGCCCACTTGACGACACGCGAGTATCCAATGTTTTGCACCAGTTATACCCCAAACTTCAGCTGTGA